In Carassius carassius chromosome 2, fCarCar2.1, whole genome shotgun sequence, the DNA window CCATAATAAAATTATAGATCTAATCATTGCACAATATACTCTGTTCAATGCCTCCCAATCTACTCCTGCCAAacggtttaaaatatatattccctTTTAACGTGTATCTATTAATTGATTAATATGTGATGCAAATATTAGTTTTTAGTCCATCCATACTCCAAGAAACTTGATTTCTGTAACCTGCTCTAACACTTGACCATAAATCTTTAGTTTAATATTTGATGATTTCTTCTTTTTTGAGAAACGTATCACTTTAGTTGTCTAAAACTCCACTTATTTACGCATTTTTCCTCTTCATTAACTGCTTTCTGCGTACTAATTTCCACATATACTACATTTCTTTCCCTTTTCCACAAGACACCAATATCCACATACAAAGATTTACCAAATCCTTGTCCAGTCACTGAAAATATGTGATTTatcattaaattgaaataaaactggGCTACACATCCTTGTGGTGTCACATTATCTATTGAGTAAATCCTAGAATAACTTGTTCTGATCCTTACTTGTATAATCATTTTAATCCATAATCTAGTTGTACATTTTTCCTTGTATTCCCCTCTTGTCTGATTTAACTAAAAGTCCTTCTTTCCAAAGAACACACCAACACCTCCTTATTCACTATTGCCTTTCAAATGTCAGATTAGACATATTATAGAATCCATTGTATTACGCCTTTTTCTAAAGCCACTTGGATACAaacatattagatttttttttttttattggataatTTAATTGGCTAATTATCATTCTCTCCATCACTTTGCATGAATTAGATATTAAAGTAATTGGTCTGTAACTTGATGCTTTTGAGTGATCCTTTCCAGACTTTCTGATTGGAAATATGGCTCCGTGTTTCCAAGAGGTAGGAGGTTTTCATAATTCACCGTTTCTTATTAAAAAGCTCTAAAATAATATTCAGAGATACATCTGACAGATGTTTTATcatttcaaaacatattttgtcttttcccgatgattttatatttcaatatgAAATACCTGCTTCAGAAAGTGAAAAAGggatatggtgacccatactcagagttcgtgctctgcatttaacccatccaaagtgctcacacacggagcagtggacATCATTTATGCCGCggcgcagttgggggttcggtgttttgctcaagggcacctaagtcgtggtattgccagcccaaaaCTCAaatccacaaccttagggttaggagtcaaactctctaaccactaagccaccaCTTTTCCCCACTTCAGTTTATACATTGTAAAATCTTTATCCGTTCAAACCAAAAGATTAGGATTGTCCTTCATAAATGTATTCCCTCTGTACGTTCACATTTtccaatatattattattaatatgaaccTTAACGAAAGCTTCTAATGACTCATCTGATTTTTCTCTCTTCGTTAGTCATTATATATCTACTCTCTTTTATTAAAACTGGaatacttttatacatttttccacCCATCTTCCTAAAGAGTGGACATGGGTTTTAATATGAAACACAGGGTAGACATCGTTAGTTCAAGGTTTGGCTTAAACCTCATTGTTTCCTGCTCTAACTAGCGAAGAGGGAGGGCGTCGCGTGACGCGCTCTGGTTTCAGTCAGGTCCTGTAAGCAGATGTAAAAGGCCTCCCTGCAGCATTCGTCATTTATTCGTTCGACTGAAACAAGAAACATAAACATCATGTCTGGGAGAGGCAAAGGCGGTAAAGGACTCGGAAAAGGAGGCGCTAAGCGTCACCGTAAAGTGCTGCGCGATAACATCCAGGGAATCACCAAACCcgccattcgtcgtctagctcgccGCGGCGGAGTCAAGCGCATCTCCGGTCTGATCTACGAGGAGACCCGCGGTGTGCTGAAGGTGTTCCTGGAGAACGTGATCCGCGACGCCGTCACTTACACCGAGCACGCCAAGAGAAAGACCGTCACCGCCATGGACGTTGTGTACGCGCTCAAACGACAGGGACGCACCTTGTACGGCTTCGGAGGATAAAAGACCACAAGCACAAACCcaacggctcttttaagagccacacacactctcacttgaAGAGACAATGTTAAATTATTGTCGGTGCTTTACGTGAAAATTAAGACGTCTATccatcagtgttgccagacgtataCGATGATTATCGtatttgtactatatttttttacctctgtacgatcaaacttaatgtacgataatttcagagttttatgaaaatttaaatgatggtagttgcaatcatagggcttctttactcatacacgaaaagggctcattacagacactctaaatgcgttcgtgtgcacctcagggtgtgttaagaatgcaggtgagtgccctgctttaaagccaacgagcactagttgcggtccatgacagaaagaaccccttaacaatctggcaacacgcaggttTCCGATGAAAGctgctcagatgtggagttaactgcagaaacagctaaattccttcttcactggacgcgacaaagcatgtgttaaaaatcatttaaatatgttttaacatgAGCCATATGcgaaaatgtgaatattgtgaaaaggttcaatattgaagacccctggtgccacactctaatcagctaattaactcaaaacatctgcaaagcctttaaatggtctctcagtctagttctgtaggatacacaatcatggggaagactgctgactttacaatagtgatgggatttatggctctttgaggggatccggatcttcgggatccgttcctttcaaagagccgttcagaagaacggctcttttggctctttttaaatatttagtcagttttaagaagccagcttgggggcatctcagtttatcctggaaataaacactgggaggaatgatgaggtgagatttgtagtcaaataattaaaactccgatatcacacaccaatatctgagtttgaattattctgaaatattgattattacctcatttgtcatgtgtggactatattccatagggttgcacaaatccctctgcttagacagtgacatcactattttggatttacctttagtacaaagtgtgtgtgtgtgtgtgtaaagctacgttgacttatgctattcatacaatacctactcaaataaacatcaaaaacaaagccggctgcaatgaatttctgtgcaaaacagcttttactacaaaaactttcacacaagaacattatcacacaagaacattttgatagaaaacaaaaaatatttaaagtagataaaattagaataaataaaatggaaatgtctacatactacatactattactactgtaaactttgcaaataggacatcagccccttcaagtcaatgaacaataacaaagtgggcagcaatgaacatgcacaactaataactaatatcatcacgctataaagggttggcctgcgctgggtgcgcccctcccccataactgttctgtctcgcggaggagctcatttgtgtgtatctgtgtgaaatacgcataggaaaaaagaacgacagaaagaacggctcccctccagccgcgactcggctcccatcgttcatgtttatgagccgttcaaaagaatcggttcgttcgcgaacgtcacaactctactttacagttgtccaaaagatgaccactgacaccttgcacaaggagggcaagacacaaaaggtcattgcaaaagagctctgtgtccaagcacattaatagagaggcgaagggaaggaaaatatgTAGAAAAAAGCGTACaggcaatagggataaccgcaccctggagagtattgtgaaacaaaacacattcaaaaatgttggggagattcacaaagagtggactgcagctggagtcagtgcttcaagaaccactacacacagacatatgcaagacatgggtttcagctgttgcattacttgtgtcaagccactcttgaacaacagacagcgtcagaagtgtctcgcttcaaaaaggactggactgctgttgagtggtccaaagttatgttctctgatgaaagtaaatttagcatttccctTGGTAATCAGGGTCCCGgtgtctggaggaagagaggagaggcacacaatccactttgcttgaggtccagtgtaaagtttccacagtcagtgatggtttggggtgccatgtcatctgctggtgttggtccactgtgttttctgaggtccaaggtcaatgcagccgtataccaggaagttttagagcacttcatacTTCCTGCTTTATAGAGAtggagatttcattttccaacaggacttggcacctgcacacagtgccaaagctaccagtacctggtttaaggaccacggtgtccctgttcttaattggccagcaaactcgcctgacctttaCCCCTCAGAAAATCTATGggttattgtgaagaggaagatgtgatataccagacccGAGAATACAGAAGAGCTGaaagccactatcagagcaacctgggctctcataacacctgagcagtgccacagactgatcgactccatgccacgccgcattgctgcagtcattcaggcaAAAATGAGtctcaactaagtattgagtgctgtacatgctcataattttcatgctcatactttttagttggctaagatctctaaaaatcctttctttatattggtcttaagtaatattcaaattttctgagaaagtgaatttggtattttccttagttgtcagttataatcatcaaaattaaaagaaataaacatttgaaatatatcagtctgtgtgtaatgaatgcatataatatacaagtttcactttttgaatggaattagagaAATCtagtttttgatgatattctaattatatgactagCACCTGTATGTAGAACTagtttaatttgtgtgtgttacTCTGAGATGATGAGTTTTTCCTTGATTTTAAGTTCgaatcttattttttaaattagagCTCGTATAATTATTAACTTTGTTATCAAAGGAGTATACAATGGGTGttgtcttctttctttcttttttactttacACTGTTTGAAATTGATCTTGTGTGATATTAGAGGCGCATTTCATTGAATagattaaaaagaacaaaaagagcGGGAATTTAAACAAAGGAAACCGACTTGGTGGGGGGTGTCGTTCAAACATAAAGCGGTGGGCGGAGTTATAATCTAGCCGCATGTGATTGGCCCTCGTTCCAGCCGTTATTCTTCGAGTTGTCCAATTAAACACGAGTTCGTGGGTTTTTTGACCAATGAAACAAGCCATCAGAAGCTTCCCTGTCTCTCTGATAATTAGCATAGATCAGTCAATAAATGCCTCTGTCCCGCTCTTTCTCATCATTGTCTCGTGACGTTTAGATCTCCAGCAGCATCATGCCTGAACCAGCGAAGTCCGCGCCGAAGAAAGGCTCTAAGAAGGCCGTCACTAAGAGCGCCGCGAAAGGAGGAAAGAAGCGCAGAAAGTCCAGGAAGGAGAGCTACGCCATCTACGTGTACAAAGTGCTGAAGCAGGTTCATCCTGACACCGGGATCTCTTCGAAAGCGATGGGCATCATGAACTCTTTCGTCAACGACATCTTCGAGCGCATCGCCGGTGAGTCGTCTCGTCTCGCTCACTACAACAAGCGCTCCACCATCACTTCCCGAGAGATCCAGACCGCCGTGCGTCTGCTGCTGCCCGGGGAGCT includes these proteins:
- the LOC132112122 gene encoding histone H4, with the protein product MSGRGKGGKGLGKGGAKRHRKVLRDNIQGITKPAIRRLARRGGVKRISGLIYEETRGVLKVFLENVIRDAVTYTEHAKRKTVTAMDVVYALKRQGRTLYGFGG
- the LOC132112069 gene encoding histone H2B-like, with the translated sequence MPEPAKSAPKKGSKKAVTKSAAKGGKKRRKSRKESYAIYVYKVLKQVHPDTGISSKAMGIMNSFVNDIFERIAGESSRLAHYNKRSTITSREIQTAVRLLLPGELAKHAVSEGTKAVTKYTSSK